In Nocardioides cavernae, a single genomic region encodes these proteins:
- a CDS encoding GDYXXLXY domain-containing protein, with amino-acid sequence MKLILTTAVVATSQLALVGLAVAPQLSARVAGDTYLVRVAPVDPIDPFRGAYVALDYPDLRHDGSQSFVEPGLGSLEDGESGDVYITLVEEDGVWVGEKWSRTRPDDGPYLACDDRSWQVRCGIESWFLPQDDAKQAEDLLRDGAVAELRVDDRGNAAVVDVRAP; translated from the coding sequence ATGAAGCTCATCCTGACCACCGCGGTCGTCGCCACCAGCCAGCTCGCACTGGTCGGTCTGGCCGTGGCACCGCAGCTCTCCGCCCGGGTCGCCGGCGACACCTACCTGGTGCGGGTGGCACCGGTGGACCCGATCGACCCGTTCCGTGGCGCGTACGTCGCACTCGACTACCCCGACCTGCGCCATGACGGGTCCCAGTCGTTCGTCGAGCCAGGCCTCGGCTCGCTGGAGGACGGGGAGTCCGGCGACGTCTACATCACGCTGGTCGAGGAGGACGGCGTCTGGGTCGGCGAGAAGTGGTCCCGCACGCGGCCGGACGACGGCCCCTACCTCGCCTGCGACGACCGGTCGTGGCAGGTCCGGTGCGGCATCGAGAGCTGGTTCCTCCCGCAGGACGACGCAAAGCAGGCCGAGGACCTGCTGCGCGACGGCGCGGTCGCCGAGCTGCGGGTCGACGACCGCGGCAACGCCGCCGTGGTCGACGTACGCGCTCCGTGA
- a CDS encoding DUF2157 domain-containing protein: MTDTSSPAPALATRPVAPHQLAWLRHELADWTSEGIIGEEQAARISARYHSEHHARVSVGRVLLYLGGGFVGVGLIWLVAANLDELSPLTRFAAVAALWLAFLVGGEALAARHASPPLVGAARLLAALGAGAVIFQAAQSLQVPAYEPRLIGLWAVGAFIHAYLTRAHMPFLVGVVTGVTWWFMQPLWDAQDGTTVVVLLGAGGVLAAALAVLHDGWIDGFAWTWRTVAGGMALAALFVAAIPDAGSDGLTWSTWLVVAVAVAAAATVVAVVVRRSAGILEPLGAIAVLLTATSLSLWSTGTDTTAVDGADWAHAAISVVAYVLLAVALVALGTVRDHQALTWMAMVGLVVFTTFQSFAVFAPIVTGAWLFVVLGTVFLGTGFLFDRARRELVQALDPADTATTSKGTDR, from the coding sequence ATGACCGACACCTCGTCACCGGCACCCGCGCTCGCGACCCGCCCGGTCGCCCCGCACCAGCTCGCCTGGCTGCGCCACGAGCTCGCCGACTGGACCTCGGAGGGCATCATCGGCGAGGAGCAGGCCGCACGCATCTCGGCGCGCTACCACTCCGAGCACCACGCCCGCGTCAGCGTGGGCCGCGTCCTGCTCTACCTCGGCGGCGGCTTCGTCGGCGTCGGGCTGATCTGGCTGGTCGCCGCCAACCTCGATGAGCTCTCGCCCCTGACGCGCTTCGCGGCAGTGGCAGCCCTGTGGCTGGCCTTCCTCGTGGGCGGTGAGGCGCTCGCGGCGCGCCACGCCTCGCCGCCGCTGGTCGGCGCCGCACGACTCCTCGCCGCGCTCGGTGCCGGCGCCGTCATCTTCCAGGCGGCCCAGTCGCTGCAGGTCCCGGCGTACGAGCCCCGACTCATCGGCCTCTGGGCCGTCGGCGCGTTCATCCACGCCTACCTGACGCGGGCGCACATGCCCTTCCTCGTCGGTGTCGTCACGGGCGTCACCTGGTGGTTCATGCAGCCCCTGTGGGACGCCCAGGACGGGACCACGGTGGTTGTGCTGCTCGGCGCCGGCGGCGTCCTCGCCGCCGCCCTCGCGGTCCTGCACGACGGGTGGATCGACGGGTTCGCCTGGACCTGGCGCACCGTCGCCGGCGGCATGGCACTGGCGGCGCTCTTCGTCGCCGCGATCCCCGACGCGGGAAGCGACGGCCTGACGTGGTCGACCTGGCTCGTGGTCGCAGTGGCGGTCGCGGCAGCGGCGACGGTCGTTGCCGTCGTCGTCCGCCGCAGCGCAGGCATCCTTGAGCCGCTGGGCGCCATCGCCGTGCTGCTGACCGCCACGTCGCTGAGCCTGTGGTCGACCGGCACCGACACGACCGCCGTCGACGGGGCCGACTGGGCGCACGCGGCGATCTCCGTGGTCGCCTACGTGCTCCTGGCCGTCGCCCTCGTCGCGCTCGGGACCGTCCGCGACCACCAGGCCCTCACCTGGATGGCGATGGTCGGGCTGGTCGTCTTCACGACCTTCCAGAGCTTCGCCGTCTTCGCGCCGATCGTCACCGGCGCCTGGCTGTTCGTGGTACTCGGCACCGTCTTCCTCGGCACGGGCTTCCTGTTCGACCGGGCCCGCCGGGAGCTCGTGCAGGCCCTCGACCCCGCCGACACCGCCACCACCTCGAAGGGAACGGACCGATGA